A stretch of the Sulfurospirillum sp. UCH001 genome encodes the following:
- the recA gene encoding recombinase RecA, whose translation MDENKKKALELAIKQIDKAFGKGALVRLGDKVVEPIASISTGSIGLDLALGIGGIPQGRIIEIYGPESSGKTTLSLQIIAEAQSKGSICAFVDAEHALDVKYAGNLGVDIENLLVSQPDFGEQALDIVETLARSGAVDVIVVDSVAALTPKSEIEGDMGDSHMGVQARLMSQALRKLTAVVHKMNTTVIFINQIRMKIGTMGYGSPETTTGGNALKFYASVRIDVRKIATLKQGEEQIGNRVKAKVIKNKVAPPFRQAEFDIMFGEGISKEGEMVDYGVKLDIIDKSGAWFSYNETKLGQGRENVKAFLKENKELALEIEDKIKQAIGGNAMVMACGADDIKDDE comes from the coding sequence ATCGATGAAAATAAGAAAAAAGCACTTGAACTTGCAATCAAACAGATTGATAAGGCGTTTGGAAAAGGTGCTCTGGTAAGACTTGGCGACAAGGTTGTTGAACCTATCGCATCGATTAGTACAGGTTCTATCGGACTTGATCTTGCGCTTGGAATTGGTGGTATCCCACAAGGTCGTATTATCGAAATTTATGGACCGGAAAGTTCAGGTAAGACGACATTATCACTTCAAATTATTGCAGAAGCACAATCCAAAGGTAGTATCTGCGCATTTGTCGATGCTGAACATGCACTTGATGTCAAATATGCTGGAAATTTAGGTGTAGACATTGAAAATCTTTTAGTATCTCAACCTGATTTTGGTGAGCAAGCATTAGACATCGTAGAGACACTTGCACGCAGTGGCGCAGTTGATGTTATCGTTGTTGACTCCGTTGCGGCTTTAACACCAAAAAGTGAAATTGAAGGTGATATGGGTGATTCTCATATGGGTGTTCAAGCAAGACTCATGAGTCAAGCACTTAGAAAACTGACAGCAGTCGTTCATAAAATGAATACGACCGTTATTTTTATTAATCAAATTCGTATGAAAATTGGTACGATGGGATATGGTTCACCTGAAACTACAACAGGTGGAAATGCATTGAAATTCTATGCCTCTGTACGTATTGATGTCCGTAAAATCGCTACACTAAAACAAGGTGAAGAGCAGATTGGTAACAGAGTTAAAGCAAAAGTGATTAAAAATAAAGTGGCACCTCCATTTCGTCAAGCAGAGTTTGATATTATGTTCGGCGAAGGAATTTCTAAAGAGGGCGAGATGGTTGATTATGGCGTAAAGCTCGACATAATTGACAAAAGTGGCGCTTGGTTTAGTTACAATGAGACAAAACTGGGTCAAGGTAGAGAGAATGTGAAAGCATTTTTGAAAGAAAATAAAGAGTTAGCGTTAGAAATTGAAGATAAAATAAAACAAGCAATCGGCGGCAATGCGATGGTTATGGCATGTGGCGCTGATGATATAAAGGACGATGAATGA